AGTATCCTGCAGCATTCATCCGCCGCATACCCCTTTGCGATGCCTCCAATGTCCAGCATCATCCCTTTTTTCTTTAAGAATATCGTTTTATCCGTGTCATCAAGCACTATATCCCTATAGTTTACGAGCGGAAGTCTTGCATCAATTTCGCTATCTGAAGGCACCCTCGCTTTATCAGTACCTATATTCCACAGCTTTACAACGGGCCCTATTGAAATATCGAACAAACCTCCCGATATACTTCCGAACTCCTTTCCTGTTTTTATAACATAATATACATCATCCGTGACCTTGACGGGCTGCACTCCGGCATTGTCATTTACTTCATCCACTTCGCTCCCTGCCGCATTAATGGTCATCTCTTTATCTATCTCTTTAAGCCTTTCAAAAACCTTGTCAAGTATATTTTGCGGTACTGCATCATATATCTTGACAGTACACACTGTCCCAAGCATAAAGTCAGTCTTTGTCAATGGTTCCTGAAGTATTCCGTTATCTTTCTTGTCGCATCCTGAAGCAAATATCGAAATTATTATTGCGAGAACAACCGCAGCAATTATCGCCTTTTTATGTTGAAGCATAATAGGCCCTCCAATTTACACTATTATAAAGGCTTTAGAGCCGCCCCTAAAGCCTTTATATTCTATAATCATTATTCTGATATCCTAAAGTTTTATTTTCTCATCGCCATAGCTGCCTGTACAAGGGTCTTGAACTTAGCAGTTGTTTCGGTCGCCCCTGTTACAGTATCAACCTTGTTCGGATCATTGTTGTTTGCAAGAAATGAATCCGCCAGTTTCTTTGCTGCTTCAACCATTGAAGTGCCTGATTGTGCCTTCATTTGGGAGTTATATTGTGTATCTTCGCTCTTTTTCTTCCCGTTCTTATCAAGCTCTTCATATATTACTTTGGTAATTTTACCATTCTCATATGTTACCGATACCTGTGCCTTCCATCCATGCGAATCAAAATCCTTCTCTATCGCTGTATAAGTATCATTCATAGGCAGTATTGTCTCTGATGTATCGCCCTTGGCAGCTTTCGCAAGCAGCGCCGTCGCTAAAGCCTTGAAATTATTTGAAGAACTGGTTGCGCCCGAAACCGCCTGAACTCCTTCTCCGTTCTGAGCCTTTACCAGACTTGCATCCAATTTAGGGCTGTACTCGGCCGGATTTGTTCCGTTTTGTGCCTTCATCGCCTTGTTATATGCTTCATCCTTTGTCTTTAATTGTCCATCCGGGTTTACATAATCAAAGTTGACTTTAACGACCTTTTTATCCTTGACTTCGACTTCAAGAAATGGTTTCCAACCATGGCCATCGATAAAATCAAACGACGCCTTGTATTTGCCATCCTGATAAGCGCCGGTACCGCCTCCCGATGTTGAATCCGATTGTTGAGTCTTCGTCTTGCCACAGCCAGTTGCAATAAACGCCACCATAATTAACGTTAATACAACGGACATTGCCTTTTTCATAATATTCCTCCTAG
The sequence above is drawn from the Clostridiales bacterium genome and encodes:
- a CDS encoding FMN-binding protein, which produces MKKAMSVVLTLIMVAFIATGCGKTKTQQSDSTSGGGTGAYQDGKYKASFDFIDGHGWKPFLEVEVKDKKVVKVNFDYVNPDGQLKTKDEAYNKAMKAQNGTNPAEYSPKLDASLVKAQNGEGVQAVSGATSSSNNFKALATALLAKAAKGDTSETILPMNDTYTAIEKDFDSHGWKAQVSVTYENGKITKVIYEELDKNGKKKSEDTQYNSQMKAQSGTSMVEAAKKLADSFLANNNDPNKVDTVTGATETTAKFKTLVQAAMAMRK
- a CDS encoding FAD:protein FMN transferase, with product MLQHKKAIIAAVVLAIIISIFASGCDKKDNGILQEPLTKTDFMLGTVCTVKIYDAVPQNILDKVFERLKEIDKEMTINAAGSEVDEVNDNAGVQPVKVTDDVYYVIKTGKEFGSISGGLFDISIGPVVKLWNIGTDKARVPSDSEIDARLPLVNYRDIVLDDTDKTIFLKKKGMMLDIGGIAKGYAADECCRILKENGVKHAIVNLGGNVSTLGCNPNGNRDWNIGVQDPFSGRGDYFGIVHVSDKTIVSSGVYERYFMQNGKRYHHILNTKNGYPVDNGLVGTTIITDKSIRADGLSTTVFAAGIEKGIEIVKNMKGVEAIFITENREVYVTPDLKGDLKITNKDFKLVN